In a genomic window of Triticum dicoccoides isolate Atlit2015 ecotype Zavitan unplaced genomic scaffold, WEW_v2.0 scaffold121619, whole genome shotgun sequence:
- the LOC119343285 gene encoding tryptophan decarboxylase 1-like — MDIVDANPISFSAFPDDKAVFEPLNPEDVRAYLHKAVDFISDYYTNIESMPVLPNVKPGYLQDELSASPPTHSASFDVTMKELRTSVVPGMTHWASPNFFAFFPSTNSAAAIAGDLIASAMNTVGFMWQASPAATEMELLALDWLAQLLRLPTTFMNRTSTGRGTGGGVILGTTSEALLVTLVAARDAALHRSGLVGVSHLPRLAVYAADQTHSTFFKACRLAGFDPANIRSIPTGPETNYGLNPSKLLEVMQADADAGLVPTYVCATVGTTSSNAVDPVGAIADVAAMFNAWVHVDAAYAGSACIYPEFRHHLDGVEHVDSISMSPHKWLLTCLDCTCLYVRDAHRLSDSLETNPEYLKNDATDSGEVTDLKDMQVGVGRRFRGLKLWMVMRTYGTAKLQEHIRSDVAMAKMFEDFVRADNRFEVVVPRNFALVCFRIKPSGAMTEEDADEANRVLMENLNKTGKAYLAHTVVGDKFVLRFAVGSSLQEERHVTSAWDLIKKTTSGIMD, encoded by the coding sequence ATGGACATCGTGGACGCTAACCCAATCTCCTTCTCCGCCTTCCCCGACGACAAGGCGGTGTTCGAGCCACTCAACCCCGAAGATGTCCGTGCATACCTCCACAAGGCCGTCGACTTCATCTCTGACTACTACACCAACATCGAGTCTATGCCGGTTCTGCCCAACGTGAAGCCGGGATACCTGCAAGACGAGCTGAGCGCGTCCCCGCCGACCCACTCCGCATCATTCGATGTCACCATGAAGGAGCTCAGGACCTCCGTTGTCCCCGGCATGACACACTGGGCTAGCCCCAATTTCTTCGCCTTCTTTCCCTCCACCAACAGCGCTGCTGCCATCGCCGGCGACCTCATCGCCTCTGCCATGAACACTGTTGGATTCATGTGGCAGGCCTCGCCCGCGGCCACCGAGATGGAGCTTCTCGCTCTTGACTGGCTTGCGCAGCTTCTGCGCCTACCCACCACCTTCATGAACCGCACCAGTACTGGACGTGGCACCGGCGGTGGTGTCATCCTCGGCACAACCAGCGAGGCATTGCTCGTCACGCTAGTGGCCGCTCGTGATGCAGCGCTGCATCGGAGCGGCTTAGTCGGCGTGTCCCACCTACCACGCTTGGCTGTCTATGCTGCCGACCAGACCCACTCCACGTTCTTCAAGGCATGCCGCCTCGCAGGTTTCGACCCCGCCAACATCCGCTCAATCCCTACTGGGCCGGAAACTAACTACGGGCTCAACCCGTCCAAGCTTCTCGAGGTAATGCAAGCTGATGCCGATGCCGGTCTCGTTCCCACATATGTCTGTGCCACGGTGGGCACCACATCTTCCAATGCCGTCGACCCAGTGGGCGCCATCGCCGACGTTGCCGCCATGTTCAATGCATGGGTCCATGTCGATGCTGCCTACGCCGGCAGTGCGTGTATCTACCCAGAGTTTCGCCACCATCTCGATGGCGTCGAGCACGTGGACTCCATTAGCATGAGCCCACACAAATGGCTTCTCACGTGCCTCGATTGCACCTGTTTGTACGTCCGTGATGCTCACCGACTTAGTGACTCATTGGAGACCAACCCGGAGTACCTCAAGAATGACGCTACCGATTCCGGTGAGGTCACCGATCTGAAAGACATGCAGGTCGGCGTTGGTCGGCGCTTCCGCGGGCTCAAGCTTTGGATGGTCATGCGCACATATGGTACCGCAAAGCTCCAAGAGCACATCCGTAGTGATGTCGCCATGGCCAAGATGTTTGAAGATTTCGTCCGCGCCGACAACAGGTTTGAGGTGGTTGTACCGAGGAACTTTGCTCTTGTGTGCTTTAGGATCAAGCCAAGTGGAGCCATGACGGAAGAGGATGCCGATGAAGCCAACCGTGTGCTAATGGAGAATTTGAACAAGACTGGCAAGGCTTATCTTGCGCACACGGTGGTTGGAGACAAGTTCGTGCTCCGGTTCGCCGTTGGGTCGTCACTTCAGGAGGAGAGGCATGTGACGAGTGCATGGGACCTTATCAAGAAGACTACGAGCGGTATCATGGATTAA